A stretch of the Gossypium hirsutum isolate 1008001.06 chromosome D07, Gossypium_hirsutum_v2.1, whole genome shotgun sequence genome encodes the following:
- the LOC107954908 gene encoding uncharacterized protein produces MEHLPQVDTFLLIVIPSGNINPNFSKPSKDRSREKIPLFLPSTGLIFVWFPRISTMTRGNQREKDRERAQSRSGNKGKAGSKDDGLTPEQRRERDAKALQEKAAKKAAQAAAGGNTAGGAGGSKNKK; encoded by the exons ATGGAACACCTCCCACAAG TTGACACTTTTCTATTAATTGTAATTCCTTCGGGAAATATAAATCCAAATTTCAGCAAGCCGAGCAAAGACAGGAGTCGAGAAAAAATTCCTCTTTTCCTGCCGTCAACG GGCTTAATCTTTGTTTGGTTCCCGAGAATATCAACAATGACTC GCGGCAACCAGAGAGAAAAAGATAGAGAAAGGGCTCAATCCAGGTCAGGCAACAAAGGGAAAGCTGGTTCCAAGGACGATGGATTGACCCCTGAACAACGCCGTGAAAG AGATGCAAAGGCCTTACAAGAAAAGGCCGCAAAGAAGGCAGCGCAGGCGGCAGCTGGAGGTAACACTGCCGGCGGTGCTGGTGGAAGTAAAAACaagaaataa